The region TCCACGCTCTTATTATTGACTACGTGTCACATGTGCTGTTGCTTACAACTAAATCATTTACACATTCTACAAACATCACACTTTCACTTCCATCAATATGACGATGAACCATCCATAGTATTACTCTACAATTAGGCGCCTGACAACTCACCCCCCGTCTGCTTCCACTTCTGTGCCATAGCCAGAATATTAGACAAATTCTTCGCCTGCTGATCATCCGCAGGGAACACATAATCAAAGTACTCCTCGTACGTATCATCCTCCAACAACCTGCGCTTCTTGGTCCTCCTCGGCATCTGCCTCTGcacattgtcaatgtcttCCTCCGACCCGTGCTCCCGCTCAAACGACAACCACGCATTAAGCAGCGACACCCGCTCCTCCTTGAGGTCCTTGTCGCGCATGCTCTTGTGCGCGCGTTCAAAGACCTTTCGCGCACGGGCCTTCGCCTCCTCACTGAGCGGCTGGTCCTCGGCgttctcttcatcctcttcctcctcgggGATGTTGATCTCAAAGTGGGCGTAGCTGATCCAGACTTTGACATGGTCCGTCTTCTCGAGGAGACGTTCGTAGAGCTCGCGGGTGCGCTCGTactcgccctcttcttcttcaaagtcaatgtATGCTTTCCAGAGGAGTTCGGGCATGTcaagctgttgctggttgACGGCGAGTTCGAAGATGGCCCGCGTGCGGTCGAGGTCGTCCAGGCCGCGCTCTAGCTCTGCGAATTTTATCCACGTTTGGCAGTTGGCTGGATTGTATTCGATGTGTTTCTCGTATAGGGTGCGGCAGCGCACGAACTCGAATAGCTTGCGCTCGAGGTCGATGTAGCCGTTGAAGATTTTGTCCTTGGGACACGTGCCGATGGCGCGGCCAAGGAGCTTGCGCGCTGCGGTGAGTTGGCCGTGGCGCACTTCGAATTGGGCTGCGAGGAGCCAGATTTTGGCAAAGGTGAATTTCTTGTGggggatgaggttgaggcaTGTGCTGTATATTTGTCGCGCTCGCTCGATATCCTGGCCTTCTAATTCCTCCCAGATGGCGTAGAATATCCAGAGGTAGATGTAGCGGCGCCAGTGGCGCTTCTCCTGCGTGGGTGGTAGTTGAGCGACTGCTCTTTCGTAGACGTCTCGGATCCGATCTACATCTCGGGATGATTCCTCCAGCCCGGCGTAGTCGAACCATGCGTCGTAATTTTTGGGATTCTCCTTGACTTGTTCCTCGTAGTAGACTCTTCGCTTTGACAGCACCACGTCTTCGACTCCGTCCTTGTCGCCGAATTGCTTCTCAAATGTGGTGTAGGCTTTATGTAGTAGCACTGATTTTGACCGCGGGAGCCTATCCAGTGCGTATTTGTAAATGGCACGGGCACGCTCATACTCATTGAGTTTGGATTCGAATCGGGCGTACGCAATGAACAGCCTTTCATCGACGAACTCGTCGCCCAGTGACTCTACAGCGTTTCCAAAAACCTCTCGGACCAGCTCGCTTGTTCCGTACTCTTCCTCGAATTTGGCCCATTTGATCCAGTTGCGCGGCTCGGGATGAACCACGGTAAAGCTTTCGAAAATGGCTCGCGCTCGCTCAAATTCACCGTACCgcttctccaacttgatGTAGGCGCTCCAGGCCGCTTCGTCGGGCTGCCATTGCATCCATCGGTCGAATACTTGTCTGGTGCCGGGGATGTTGCCCAGCATCTCCTCCATGTACACATACTTGTACCACAGCTTATCGACTCGAGGAAGAATGGTGACGGCACGGTCCAGCAAGTTTCGCGCGTGATTGATATTTCTCGACTTCATCTCCGCCTCAATGTACCGAATCCATAGGACGACATTGTGAGGCAGGACATCGAGGGCTCGCTCGAAGACGGATCTCGCGCGCGCAAACTCCTTTTGTTCCAGCTCCCATTGCGCATACTGCGTCCAGTTCTTCAAATTGATGCGATTCCGACGGACGTAATCCTCAAAGCCCTTGCGCTTTCTTCCCTGGTATTCGTGAAGCTCCTCGAGATCGGTAAACTTTTGTGTCGGAGTCTCGATGCCGACTTCTTGACGGTCGACAGCTTCGCGAAGCAGTTGTTCTGCACTGATTTGAACGGGCGCAGCGGCCTTGTTCTTGACCCTCGGAGGGCCCCTTGACGACTCCATCCTGAACGAGTGCCCAAACGCGCCTTACTTCCACTCTGAATTGCGCAGATTAGTGGTTCGTGAGGCACTCACCCTCACGTTTTCGTGCGTGGTGTTTGTCGGTGGTGTCAAAACGAGGCTAAAGTTTGGCTGCCACTTATCGGTGATAAGATTTGCTTGCTGTTTGTTGGTCAGCGCACGGGCCACTTTATCCTTGGACATCACCTCTCAGCCTCGCAGCCTGAACTGAACTTCCATTTGAAAGTTTATTTATttgccatccatccctcTCGCCATCTACTATCAGCCAGCAAAATTTCATAATTTTCGCCGCACTCACTGACACATAGACCTACCGGCAGTTTTCGTGCTTTCCTCTTgcagccgccgccatgtctACTGTCGCGGACGAGCTTTTGAACGATTTTGGCAGCTCGGGGGACGAAGCTGAGGAAAACGAGAATGACGGCCTCGTGCACGACGaacaacaaccccaacaaaatggcaaccACGACGCTATGGACGTTGATGGCGACAAGGAAGATtccgacgaggaggatgcaAAGGAGATGAACGATGTTGAGGACACCGAGGCGACGAAAGCCAAGGTAGAAAAGATGCAGCTTGGAGCGGTAAAAGATGTTCGCAGTGTCGCAAGCTTGATGCAGACTTTGGAACCCGTTCTCGAGGTTAGTATATCCCCATCCAGGATGACGTCGATTACGGTCTTGAAAGACGGCTCGTTTACATCCAGTCCTTTGAGACGCAGCCCTGACATTTTGGCCCGAACGCTACAGAAAATTGAGCACTACCGATCGCAAGCGTCCACCCAGACGACAAACGttggcaacattgaggaTCATCCCGAGTACCACTTGTTGACGCAATCGAACAGCCTGTCAACCATGATTGATGGCGAAGTGGTTCTTGTGCACAAATTTATCCGCGATCACTATTCGACGCGATTTCCCGAACTCGAGCGGCTGGTCACGACGCCGCTGGAATATGCCAAGGTGGTATCCATTATTGGAAATGGACCGATGAGTTCGGAGAGTATCAAGGCGCTACAGACGTCTACAGACAACCCAATGAAGATGGGCCTCAAGGCTGTCCTTGACGGGCCGTCACTCATGGTTGTCACCGTGGAGGCCACAACATCAAAGGGGCACGAACTGAGCGCCGAGGAGCTGAATAGAGTCCGACAGGCATGCGCCATGATGGTGTCCTTGCACAGAGCAAAGCAGACTTTGACGGAATATGTGCAGTCGCGCATGAACATCTTTGCGCCAAACCTGACGGCCCTCATCGGTTCTCTGACAGCAGCCCAACTGCTAAACGCAGCCGGTGGTTTGACGGGTCTCTCCAAAACCCCTGCATGCAATATCCCTTCTTGGGGATCGAAAAAGCGTCAAGCCGGCCTGGCCACCAACATTGGAGTTCGCCAACAGGGATATCTCTACAACTCTGAGCTCGTTCGCGGCATCCCCAACGACCTGAAGAAACAGGCTATGAGAATTGTCGCAGCTAAACTTGTCCTGGCTGCCAGAGTTGATCGGATTCACTCAACGCCCGATGGCTCAACTGGAGACCAGCTGAAATCGCAATGCTTAGAACGTCTCGAGAAACTTACCGAACCACCTCCAAACAAGGGACAACGAGCCTTACCTGTTCCCGGCGATAAACCCTCCAGAAAACGTGGAGGTAGACGAGCACGAAAGGCCAAGGAAGCCGTAGCCATGACGGACTTGCGCAAAGCCCAGAACAGAATGGCATttggcaaggaagaaaaggaagtTGGCTACGGCACCGGTTCAGGTACGGTAGGCATGGGTATGATCGGACAACAAAACGATGGGAGGATCCGAGGGGTTCAAATTGACCAACGAACAAGAGCGAAGCTCAGTGCCAAGAGCAAGGGATGGGGTGGTGCCAGCACCGTTGGCGGCGCTGCCTCGTCTATTGGAGGCTTTGGGCAGACACCAGGCAGTATCGATCTGCGAGGAAAGGGTCTGCGTGCCTCTGGCGTGGGAAGCACCATTGGCTCTGCCACCGGTACAGCGTCGTCCCTGGCTTTTACACCCGTTCAAGGACTCGAGTTGGTTGATCCAAAGGTCCAGGCGGATCTTAGCAAGAAACGCaaggcagaagaagatagATGGTTCAAGGGAGGCACGTTTACGCAAGTTGGGGGATCATCATCGACCAATGGTGGCTTCAAGGTACCTGATTTACCGGCTGCTAAGAGAGTTGACACCGGAGCAACCAAGATGGGGCCGCCACCACCTCGCAAGTGATGGATGTCATGGGAGAGTAAGGGAAGCGTATTTGGGAGTGTATGAGTAACGAGGCGTAAGAGATGGCGCAGGTTCCTAGTTGGCGAGGTGTATAGTTACGGCCAAGGGACGGTACTGATCATGGCGAACTGGCGTTGTATGTTTGTTTTTCCTTTCATTTTCAACCTAGGTAAATCGCACCTAGAGGATTATATGTCTTAGAGGCCATTGATATTGGAGGCAGTGGCGGTCAAGCAATGGAAAGCATCTGGGTCAATTTGCAATACTTAAGGGATAGATATATGGCTGTCTACTAGTTCAATCACCGTTGTGATGGGATTTCATGATATCCGACCCAACGCATCTAGAAGCCAAGCCTTCAACGCGccagttgacatgtcagATGAGATCTAAACCCTCAACATCACCGCGCCTCTAAAATCCAAAGACAATGGGACACACAGCATGCTGAATAGTTAATCCTACTCCATGGCTGCTATATAAGAACCCTATTCCTCTTCTTCATACTCCCTTCATCATCAGAATCTcatgtcatcatcagactctcatcttcaacgtctccCATTGTACCACTACACTACATCGTACATTGCAACAATGAAGTCCACCGCGCTCTTGGTCCTTCTCGCCGCGACTACCGCAACCATAGCCGCAACCGGaactggcactggcactgggaTAACCAGCCAAAGCGTCAGGAGAGTCCGTTGTCACATTTTCATCTCCTCCTAACGGCAAAAAAAAGGTGCAAGAACCGCCAACCAGACTAGGGTTGTCAAGTGAAACCCCAGAGGCGCCATGTTTCCGCTAGATGCAAGAGGGCTGAGACTCCCTGCGGTGAAAGAATAAGTAATAGGATAAAATAGCTTTTGGTCATGAAAACCTGGTGGCGATTGTATTCGTATTTTACgaccaacttgacttgtgtCGTGCCCCTGGGATGGGACTTTGTGCCTCTGGTTTGTGGGTAAGCCCATGGCTATTTGTAATCCTTGGGTGCATCCCTCCAGAGGGGTTGTAAAGAGGCTATTTGTCCTTGTTTAGTTATTCTCTTGGTCCAGTTCTCTTTACCTCCGGGGGTTGACGTTATGAATTGACGGATTGAGATCAACACTCCAGTACTTGGCTGATATGACACTAACAGGCCCATTACCTTGCTTCAAGTACATACACAGTCACAAGCTAGAGTATACGTTAAATCAAATCCATGGCACTGCTCACAATAACTCACTACACCATTCGTCCTGAGATGACGACACAATAGTGAAACTTTACAAAGTATGGTATTAGTCTAACCCCTTACTAGACACCAACCCATCTAACTCTGCAAAAACGTCAACAAATCCTTATTCACCTCATCAATTTGCAAATTATGAATGGCATGCGAACCCCCTTTGTACACCTTCAGCGTCCCCTTGGGCAACAACTTGACGCTCTTCATGCCCGCGGCCTGAATCGGCACAACCTGGTCATCGTCGCCGTGCAACACCAAAACCGGCACAtcaatcttcttcaaatcCTCCGTAAAGTCCGTCTCAGAAAAATCCTTGATGGAGTCATACACGCTCTTGTAGCTCGACGCCATACCCTGGGACCACCAGCTTTGAATCTGGCCCTCGCTCTTCTGCACACCAGGTCTGTTGAAGCCAAAGAAGGGCCCGGAGGGAACATCCAGGAAGAACTGCGCTCTGTCCTTGTGTATGGCTGCGCGGAAGGAGTCAAACACGGACATATCAGTGCCTTCTGCATTGGCGGACGTCTTGAGCATGAGGGGAGGCACCGCGCCGATGAGGACGGCCTTCTTGAAGCGTTTGGTGCCGTGCTTGCCTAGGTAGTGGGTGActtcgccgccgccgtgggAGTGGCCTACCATCATGGCGTTTTGGACGTTGAGGTGCGAGAAGAGCTCTTCCAGGTCGTCGACAAAGGTGTCCATGTTGTTGCCTGTCCAGGTTTGCGTGGAGCGGCCATGGCCTCGACGGTCGTGGGCGATGACGCGGTAGCCCTTGTCGGCGAGGAAGACCATTTGGTTTTCGAAGTTGTCGCTGCTTAGGGGCCAGCCATGGGAGAATGTGACGATTGAACCCTTGGGGTTGCCCCAGTCTTTGTAGAAGAGCTGGGCGCCGTCTCGGAGTGTGATGGAGGGCATTTTTGTTGATGGTCACGGTGCTTTTTTGGCTCCTGGGGGTTTTGGCAACGAGGCAGTTTCTGGGAGACGGTGTTGTCAATGAGAATGACTGagtgatggtgatggcttcatatatgttgccatcttggttgaTTACTTATTTCACGACTTATCAAGGTTGAACTAGCATTCCTGATATTGCAGAAGCCGCCATCGGTTGAGTTTGTTCGAGGATCAGGCAATTTCAGCCTCAACTTTAATATAAGGTCGTTTTCAATGCGGTTTGAGTTGACATTGCTGGAGTTCACACAACCTAGGCTGCCTTTGCGTGGATTATTCACGGATAAGGTTTGTGGCATCAACGGGCCGGGTCTGCCGGATCCTCTGCTTATAAAACCATTGGCTTTTGGATACGAAGTGGCAGATCGATAACTTTGTTGAGTATTAGAGAGTAGGCACCACTGTCGAGTTGCGGTCATTGCCAGGATGGTTGTCATAAGTTGTTGTGATATCGTGTTAGCATatagcttggcttgcagtACGGCAGCGAATCAAGCGACAAGTACACGTTGACCTGTAAATCATCAAACATATTTCTACTCCATTGGTCCAGGCATTCAGCTCTGACAAAAAAGGGTTTTCGTCCATTCATTGTCTTGCCGCGCATTTTCGGGAAACAACAATATACGCTTTCGCTAACCTAGGTTCCGAAAGTTCCGTGGAAAGGTTGCTAACAACGGATGCGGTTCAACGTCAACGGTCATTCTGGTGGAGTTATGAATTATCTTTCGAAAGTCCGCACCAAATCCGTATATCCCTGCTTCAAATAACTGCTGAAAAGTCAATCAGATTTTGCACATGAGTCTCATGTAGCTTGGTTATTCTCCGTGAGTACATCCACACGCACGATCGTCGTGCCCATCTCCCGCCGTTACCACATTCCTGGGCTCCAGAGGATCCGCGCCGACAATCTCGATCCGCGCCGGCTTGCGAATCATTCCTGTTCTGCACAATGTGTCACAAGAGGGTAGGGGTAGGCACCCTCTCGAATATACTTTGCGTCTGGCATCGAGGGTACGTGGCTCAGGTGCCAGGCCGTATTGAGAAATTGATGTACCAAGACTTGCCATCACTGGTGGAAACCATGATGCTCTCTGCAGGATGGCATCACGAGAGGAGATCAACGGTCGTGAGAAAGAGGAGCAACCAAGAAAAGGAATATCGCTCCGACTAtcaacaagctgcatg is a window of Pochonia chlamydosporia 170 chromosome 5, whole genome shotgun sequence DNA encoding:
- a CDS encoding pre-mRNA splicing factor CLF1 (similar to Aspergillus terreus NIH2624 XP_001210297.1), whose amino-acid sequence is MESSRGPPRVKNKAAAPVQISAEQLLREAVDRQEVGIETPTQKFTDLEELHEYQGRKRKGFEDYVRRNRINLKNWTQYAQWELEQKEFARARSVFERALDVLPHNVVLWIRYIEAEMKSRNINHARNLLDRAVTILPRVDKLWYKYVYMEEMLGNIPGTRQVFDRWMQWQPDEAAWSAYIKLEKRYGEFERARAIFESFTVVHPEPRNWIKWAKFEEEYGTSELVREVFGNAVESLGDEFVDERLFIAYARFESKLNEYERARAIYKYALDRLPRSKSVLLHKAYTTFEKQFGDKDGVEDVVLSKRRVYYEEQVKENPKNYDAWFDYAGLEESSRDVDRIRDVYERAVAQLPPTQEKRHWRRYIYLWIFYAIWEELEGQDIERARQIYSTCLNLIPHKKFTFAKIWLLAAQFEVRHGQLTAARKLLGRAIGTCPKDKIFNGYIDLERKLFEFVRCRTLYEKHIEYNPANCQTWIKFAELERGLDDLDRTRAIFELAVNQQQLDMPELLWKAYIDFEEEEGEYERTRELYERLLEKTDHVKVWISYAHFEINIPEEEEDEENAEDQPLSEEAKARARKVFERAHKSMRDKDLKEERVSLLNAWLSFEREHGSEEDIDNVQRQMPRRTKKRRLLEDDTYEEYFDYVFPADDQQAKNLSNILAMAQKWKQTGGELSGA
- a CDS encoding pre-mRNA splicing factor (similar to Coccidioides immitis RS XP_001239288.1); this encodes MSTVADELLNDFGSSGDEAEENENDGLVHDEQQPQQNGNHDAMDVDGDKEDSDEEDAKEMNDVEDTEATKAKVEKMQLGAVKDVRSVASLMQTLEPVLEVSISPSRMTSITVLKDGSFTSSPLRRSPDILARTLQKIEHYRSQASTQTTNVGNIEDHPEYHLLTQSNSLSTMIDGEVVLVHKFIRDHYSTRFPELERLVTTPLEYAKVVSIIGNGPMSSESIKALQTSTDNPMKMGLKAVLDGPSLMVVTVEATTSKGHELSAEELNRVRQACAMMVSLHRAKQTLTEYVQSRMNIFAPNLTALIGSLTAAQLLNAAGGLTGLSKTPACNIPSWGSKKRQAGLATNIGVRQQGYLYNSELVRGIPNDLKKQAMRIVAAKLVLAARVDRIHSTPDGSTGDQLKSQCLERLEKLTEPPPNKGQRALPVPGDKPSRKRGGRRARKAKEAVAMTDLRKAQNRMAFGKEEKEVGYGTGSGTVGMGMIGQQNDGRIRGVQIDQRTRAKLSAKSKGWGGASTVGGAASSIGGFGQTPGSIDLRGKGLRASGVGSTIGSATGTASSLAFTPVQGLELVDPKVQADLSKKRKAEEDRWFKGGTFTQVGGSSSTNGGFKVPDLPAAKRVDTGATKMGPPPPRK
- a CDS encoding non-heme chloroperoxidase (similar to Aspergillus niger CBS 513.88 XP_001393402.1) codes for the protein MPSITLRDGAQLFYKDWGNPKGSIVTFSHGWPLSSDNFENQMVFLADKGYRVIAHDRRGHGRSTQTWTGNNMDTFVDDLEELFSHLNVQNAMMVGHSHGGGEVTHYLGKHGTKRFKKAVLIGAVPPLMLKTSANAEGTDMSVFDSFRAAIHKDRAQFFLDVPSGPFFGFNRPGVQKSEGQIQSWWSQGMASSYKSVYDSIKDFSETDFTEDLKKIDVPVLVLHGDDDQVVPIQAAGMKSVKLLPKGTLKVYKGGSHAIHNLQIDEVNKDLLTFLQS